Proteins encoded together in one Candidatus Edwardsbacteria bacterium window:
- a CDS encoding CoB--CoM heterodisulfide reductase iron-sulfur subunit B family protein: MNKISYYPGCTLSNTAKNFDLSARESMKALGWELEELPRWNCCGTVYSLASDNLINHVAPIRLLIHTQELGRDKLTTLCSMCYHTLKMSNLMVQQDKDKLEKINFFIKDKDAEYKGKVEVLHLLEIIKNDIGFDKIKEKTSKPLKGLKLAPYYGCLLTRPKAAAIDDVEMPTIMSDFINSLGAQAVYDPCLTECCGSYHTVMDQEVVADKAERIISSAIKNGAEAIITSCPLCFFNLDERQKNIQEKTGKTYDLPILYFTQLLALGLGLGAEVCKFDLHHIDPRPLLRAKKILEEE; the protein is encoded by the coding sequence ATGAACAAGATATCCTATTATCCTGGCTGTACTCTTAGCAACACTGCAAAGAATTTTGACCTTTCGGCCAGGGAATCGATGAAAGCCCTGGGCTGGGAGCTGGAGGAGTTGCCCAGATGGAACTGTTGCGGCACCGTTTATTCCCTGGCCTCGGACAACCTGATCAACCATGTGGCTCCAATCAGGCTGTTGATCCATACCCAGGAATTGGGCCGGGATAAACTAACCACCCTGTGCAGCATGTGCTACCATACCCTGAAAATGTCCAATCTGATGGTACAGCAAGATAAGGACAAGCTGGAGAAGATCAATTTCTTCATCAAGGACAAGGATGCCGAGTATAAGGGCAAAGTAGAGGTGCTGCATCTGTTGGAGATAATTAAAAACGACATCGGTTTCGATAAAATAAAGGAAAAAACCTCCAAACCGCTAAAAGGGCTTAAGCTGGCGCCGTACTATGGCTGCCTGCTCACACGTCCCAAAGCCGCAGCTATCGATGATGTGGAGATGCCGACCATCATGAGCGATTTTATCAATTCCCTGGGCGCCCAGGCGGTGTACGATCCCTGTCTCACCGAATGCTGCGGATCCTACCACACCGTGATGGACCAGGAGGTGGTGGCCGACAAGGCCGAGCGGATAATATCGTCGGCCATAAAGAACGGCGCCGAGGCCATAATCACCAGCTGTCCGCTGTGCTTCTTCAACCTGGATGAGCGCCAGAAGAACATCCAGGAAAAAACCGGCAAGACCTATGATCTCCCCATCCTGTATTTTACCCAGCTGCTGGCCCTGGGACTGGGATTGGGAGCGGAGGTCTGTAAATTCGACCTGCATCATATCGATCCCCGGCCGCTGCTAAGGGCTAAAAAAATTCTAGAGGAGGAATAA